A window of the Miscanthus floridulus cultivar M001 chromosome 14, ASM1932011v1, whole genome shotgun sequence genome harbors these coding sequences:
- the LOC136504684 gene encoding outer envelope pore protein 37, chloroplastic-like isoform X1 gives MAAPALLPPPTMDQEGAAPPAPATPSPAPPQPEPELKPPLLRRLPPVRVTSEFDSERRLFSHRLSCRVLDGVAKLRLRVSHGAGGGGIPWGPPEVGLMARNFSVVVDPATRGAVLRGATDLAGSLRLRASHNTKNCQTGEQSYIHVGCSALCLSMSCNYEYDKSIVSCIQLDRCFQFKYHSRKEQQGEVAITANLRDSPCKIELSSLVPPNGLPRATFFFPNGEVSIKEKILDEGNRILSVNGLVKSRVLNGVCTAVYNDNAMNIKYRYKDDEISFVPSISLPSNSLSFAFKRQLTPLDKLSYWYNFDTNYWSAIYKHKANKHLKWKAGYESDNRLGWASLWVGDAGGSTKEVPFKAKVQLTLKVPQDNMQNSAVVFHVKKRWDF, from the exons ATGGCGGCGCCTGCCCTCCTCCCTCCCCCTACCATGGACCAAGAAGGCGCCGCCCCGCCAGCCCCAGCGACCCCTTCCCCCGCCCCACCCCagccggagccggagctgaagcccCCGCTCCTGCGCCGGCTTCCGCCCGTCCGCGTGACCTCGGAGTTCGACAGCGAACGGCGGCTCTTCTCCCACCGCCTCTCCTGCCGCGTCCTCGACGGCGTCGCCAAGCTCCGCCTCCGCGTGAGCCATGGCGCTGGGGGAGGAGGGATCCCCTGGGGCCCGCCCGAGGTTGGGCTCATGGCGCGGAACTTCTCCGTCGTCGTCGATCCCGCAACCAGAGGCGCCGTGCTGCGCGGCGCCACCGACCTCGCCGGCTCGCTGCGACTGCGCGCCTCGCACAACACCAAG AACTGCCAGACTGGAGAGCAATCATATATTCATGTTGGCTGTTCAGCACTCTGTTTATCTATGTCTTGCAACTATGAATATGACAAATCTATTGTTTCTTGCATTCAATTGGATAGGTGCTTTCAATTCAAGTACCACAGTAGAAAG GAGCAACAAGGAGAAGTGGCAATTACTGCGAATTTGAGGGATTCACCATGCAAGATTGAATTGTCATCTCTGGTTCCTCCTAATGGACTG CCAAGAGCaacattcttcttcccaaatggTGAAGTCTCAATTAAAGAGAAGATTTTGGATGAGGGTAACAGAATTTTGTCAGTAAATGGCCTTGTGAAGTCACGTGTTTTGAATGGAGTTTGCACAGCTGTGTATAATGACAATGCGATGAACATTAAATACCGCTACAAG GATGATGAGATATCATTTGTCCCCAGCATCTCGTTACCATCCAATTCTCTGTCATTTGCATTCAAGCGCCAATTAACGCCATTGGACAAGTTGAG CTATTGGTACAATTTTGACACAAACTACTGGAGCGCCATCTACAAACACAAGGCTAACAAGCATCTCAAGTGGAAAGCTGGCTATGAGTCAGACAACAGGCTTGGATGGGCATCGCTTTGG GTTGGAGATGCTGGCGGCAGTACAAAGGAGGTGCCATTCAAAGCCAAAGTTCAGCTCACGCTTAAAGTCCCCCAGGACAATATGCAGAATTCAGCTGTAGTGTTCCATGTGAAGAAAAGATGGGATTTTTAG
- the LOC136504684 gene encoding outer envelope pore protein 37, chloroplastic-like isoform X2 yields MAAPALLPPPTMDQEGAAPPAPATPSPAPPQPEPELKPPLLRRLPPVRVTSEFDSERRLFSHRLSCRVLDGVAKLRLRVSHGAGGGGIPWGPPEVGLMARNFSVVVDPATRGAVLRGATDLAGSLRLRASHNTKEQQGEVAITANLRDSPCKIELSSLVPPNGLPRATFFFPNGEVSIKEKILDEGNRILSVNGLVKSRVLNGVCTAVYNDNAMNIKYRYKDDEISFVPSISLPSNSLSFAFKRQLTPLDKLSYWYNFDTNYWSAIYKHKANKHLKWKAGYESDNRLGWASLWVGDAGGSTKEVPFKAKVQLTLKVPQDNMQNSAVVFHVKKRWDF; encoded by the exons ATGGCGGCGCCTGCCCTCCTCCCTCCCCCTACCATGGACCAAGAAGGCGCCGCCCCGCCAGCCCCAGCGACCCCTTCCCCCGCCCCACCCCagccggagccggagctgaagcccCCGCTCCTGCGCCGGCTTCCGCCCGTCCGCGTGACCTCGGAGTTCGACAGCGAACGGCGGCTCTTCTCCCACCGCCTCTCCTGCCGCGTCCTCGACGGCGTCGCCAAGCTCCGCCTCCGCGTGAGCCATGGCGCTGGGGGAGGAGGGATCCCCTGGGGCCCGCCCGAGGTTGGGCTCATGGCGCGGAACTTCTCCGTCGTCGTCGATCCCGCAACCAGAGGCGCCGTGCTGCGCGGCGCCACCGACCTCGCCGGCTCGCTGCGACTGCGCGCCTCGCACAACACCAAG GAGCAACAAGGAGAAGTGGCAATTACTGCGAATTTGAGGGATTCACCATGCAAGATTGAATTGTCATCTCTGGTTCCTCCTAATGGACTG CCAAGAGCaacattcttcttcccaaatggTGAAGTCTCAATTAAAGAGAAGATTTTGGATGAGGGTAACAGAATTTTGTCAGTAAATGGCCTTGTGAAGTCACGTGTTTTGAATGGAGTTTGCACAGCTGTGTATAATGACAATGCGATGAACATTAAATACCGCTACAAG GATGATGAGATATCATTTGTCCCCAGCATCTCGTTACCATCCAATTCTCTGTCATTTGCATTCAAGCGCCAATTAACGCCATTGGACAAGTTGAG CTATTGGTACAATTTTGACACAAACTACTGGAGCGCCATCTACAAACACAAGGCTAACAAGCATCTCAAGTGGAAAGCTGGCTATGAGTCAGACAACAGGCTTGGATGGGCATCGCTTTGG GTTGGAGATGCTGGCGGCAGTACAAAGGAGGTGCCATTCAAAGCCAAAGTTCAGCTCACGCTTAAAGTCCCCCAGGACAATATGCAGAATTCAGCTGTAGTGTTCCATGTGAAGAAAAGATGGGATTTTTAG